The region CCTCCGTCCGGTCGAAGCGCATCTGGGAGATCTGCTCCGAGACGAGGCCGATCATGAAGATGGTGACGGCGGAGGTGAGGAGCAGGGCGCTCATGTTGGTGAACCGGTGCTCGGTGATGAAGGTGTAGCCGTAATACAGCACGCCGGTGCAGAAGAAGAAGAGGCTCGTCGGCATGAAGACCCGGAAGGGTGAGTAGAGGGTGGCGATGCGGGTGATGATCAGGAGGAACCGGATCCCATCTTCCAGCAGGCGGATTTTGCTCTTGCCCCGGCGGGGTCGGGTGCGGATCGGCACGTAGCACAGGCTGCGGCCGGAGCGCAAGTAGGCCAGGGTCAGGGTGGAGGGGTAGGAGAAGGTGTTGGGCAGAAGGTACAGAAAATTCCTGGCCGTCTCCCGCCGCACCAGCCGGAAGCCGGAGGTGAGATCCTGGACCTTGAACCGGGTCACGTAGGAGGCAAAGCCGTTGTAGATGGCGTTGGCCAGGTCCCGGTGCCAGGCGGTCTCGGACTGGGCGGTGCGGGCCCCCACCACCATGTCGTAGCGCTCTTTTTCGGCCAGCAGCCGGCCAATGTCGGCGGGATCGTGCTGGCCGTCGGCATCCATCATCAGCACCCAGTCGCCGGCGGCGCAGCGCAGGCCGGTCTTGATGGCAGCACCGTTGCCCATGTTGTAGGGATGGGGCCAGACGTGGGCGCCGGCCTCGAAGGCCTTCGCCATGGTGCGGTCGGTGGAGGCGTCGTCCACCACCAGCACCTCGAACTGGGGATACCGGGCGCGGATGGCCGTGACCGTCTCGCCAATACTGGCCTCTTCGTTGTACGCTGGCAGAAGAACAGTGACCTCGGGTCGGGATGGCGGCTCGGTCATGGCTGTTGTCGTCTCGCTGGGGGTCGGGAATGGGGTGAGGCTGTCAGGCCCGTTCCAGCCGGCCGAAGAGGCTGGCCAGCCGGAGACGCCAGACGATCCACAGGGCCTCGGCGATGATCCGCCGGGACATCTTGGTGGCGCCCCGGTGCCGGTCGGCGAAGATGATGGGGACCTCCCGGAGGCGAAGCCCTTTGCGCCAGCAGCGGTAGGCCATCTCGATCTGGAAGGCGTAGCCCTCCGAGACCACCTGGTCCAAGGCGATGGCCTCCAGAGTGCGGCGGCGGTAGCAGCGGAAGCCGCTGGTGGCGTCGTGCACCGGCATGCCGGTCACGAGCCGGGTGTAGAGGTTGGCGGTGTAGCTCAGGAGAAGCCGGTGCATGGGCCAGTGCACGACATTGACGCCAAAGCTGTACCGGGAGCCGATGGCCAGATCGCAGTCCTGGATCGCGGCCAGAAGATCCGGCAGATACCGGGGATGGTGGGACAGGTCCGCGTCCATCTCGAAGACCACGTCGTAGCCCGCCGCCACGGCCTGGCGGAAGCCGGCCAGATAGGCGGTGCCCAGGCCCAGCTTCCGGGGCCGGTGCAGCACCTGGATCCGGGCGTTGTCCCCGGCCAGGCGGTCCGCCAGCTGGCCGGTGCCGTCCGGGCTGTTGTCATCCACGAACAGGATGTCCAGCCGCCGGTCCACGGCCAGGACCTCGGCCGCCAACTCGGCGATGTTGTCCCGCTCGTTGTAGGTCGGGACGATGACGAGTCCTTTTTGGATGTCCATGGCAGCTTGAAGCGGCATCCCTCGGTAACAACTTGATAATAAAAACAATCCTTCTGGAGGATAGTTGAGGCCCGCCATGTCTGTCAAAGGGAAATCGGTCGCCAGCCCTGATCCGTGGCCGGCCTGGATGGCCTGGCTGCCGGCCGGCCTCGGTCTCCTGGCGGCCGTGGTCTATCTGGGCACCACCGGCTCCCGGCTCGGCGGCGCCGACTCGGCGGAGCTTATAGGCGCCAGTGTCAACCTCGGGGTGGCCCACCCGCCGGGCTACCCTTTGTGGGTCACCCTCTCCTGGCTTTTTGCCCGCCTCCTGCCGGCCGCCAACGTCGTCTTCGTCTACAACCTGTTCTCCACCGGCTGCTTTCTGGCGGCCCTGGTCTGCCTCCACCGGGGCCTGGCCCGGCTGGGCCTGCATCCGTTGGCCGTCTTCACCCTGGGCGTCTGCTACGTCCTGTCGCCCCTCAATCTCCGCTGGCTGACCGTGGCCGAGGTCTTTGGCCTGCATCTGCTGCTGGCTGCAGCCGGGGTTCTGGTCAGCTGCCGGCTGTTGACCGGCTCGGCGCTCCTGCCCGGCGCCTGGTGGCTGGGCCTCGTCGCCGGGCTGGGGGCAGCCAACCATCACAGCCTGGCCTTCCTCGTGCCCGGCTTTCTGGCCGCCTGGCTGGCGGCCTGGCGCCGGCAGCCGGAGCGCCGGCTGCTGCTGCCGGCCGGCGGCCTTTTTGCCGGTGGGCTGGCGGTGGGGCTCGCCTTCTACCTGCAGCCGGTTCTGGCCAGCCTGCAGCCGGGAGGACCGGTGAGCTGCCTGGGCCTGGCGGTCCACTCGGCGGCCGACTTGGCGGACCTCTTCCTGCGGCGGCTCTACGGCACCTTCCAGCTGGCCTCCCAGGGGGATGCCAGCCTGGCGGCCTGGTTCTGGCCAAGGCTCTATCTCCTGGAAGGACTGGCCAGCGGCCAGGGCCTGACCCCGGCGGCGGGGCTGCTGGCTGTTGTCTTCCCGGCTGCGGCCCTCTGGCGCCGCCGGGCTGTGGATCTGGTGGTGGCGCTGTGGCTGGCCGGGGTCTTTATCTTCATGGCCATGGTCAATGCCCCGGCCACCGAGCTGGTGCGCCAGGAGATCATCCCCCGCATGTACCTGATGCCCAACCTGGTGGCCGCCATCGCTGCCCTCTTGGCCCTGGACACCGGATTTGCGGCCTTGACCAGGCGGGATCCCCGGCTGCCCGCTCTGGTCGCCGTGGCCCTCCTCGGCCTGTGGGCTGCCAGCTGGCAGGGGCGGGAGACCCTGGGGCGCCAGGGCCTGGATGTCGAGCTGCAGCACGGCCGGGATGCCCTGATGAGCTGCGCCCCCCAGGGGGTGCTCTTCCTGGCCACGGACAGCGAGGCCTTTGCCGTCTGCTTCCTCCAGCAGGTGGAGGGGATGCGCTCGGACGTGCTGCCGGTGATCTGGCCGATGGCCAGGAGCGGTCCTTACCGGGACCGGGTGGCGGTGCGGCTGCGCGCCCGGCTGGCGGCGGTGGGGGGCGAGGAGCTGGTAGCCAGCCTGCCGGCGGCGATGAGCACTGCCGCCCTGGTGGCGGCCCTGGTCCAGGCGGGGGTGCCGGTGCACACCCTCGGTGAGCCGCTGCCGGTGCCGGAGGCCTTCTCGGAGGACAGCGGCCTGGCCCCTGTGGCCACGGGCATCTGCCTGCGCTGGCTGCCCATCAGCGAGATCCCGACCCGGGGGGCAATGCTGCAGGCCAACGCCGGGCACCTGGCCGGCTACCTCGCCTGGCTGCGGCTGACGGACCTGGCCGCTGCCGGTCCGACGGACAGCTCCATCCTGCAGCAATACCTGCGGCGGCTCCGTTATCTGCGCCGGGAGCAGGGCCTGCATCCGGAGCTGGTCCTGGGGGGGGATCTCTTCCGGGATCTCTGCCTGTTCCTGGCCGCCCAGGATCCCGCGGATGTGCTTTCCGACTACTACCTGGGATTGTCGTTCTTCCGCCATCGCCGGGACGCCAGTCGGGCCGCCTGGCACCTGGGCCGCTTCTTGGAGGCGGCGCCGCACAGCGAGTCCTTCCGGGCCCTGCGGGAGCATGCGCAGGCGATCATGAGCCAGCTGGCACCGCTGCCGGCAGCGGACTGAGCGTCGCGGCCGGCGGTCGATCCCCCTGGCCGCCGGCCTGGGAGCTCAGGTGCTCCAGCCGCTCCCAGTCGGGGTGGCCCGGGTACAGATCCAGGAGATGGGCCGCAGTGGCGGCGGCGCGTTTCGTATCCCCCAGGGCCTGGCAGGTATCCACCGCGGCTTCCAGGAAGGGCGGAAAGCCCTCCCGCCGCGGCAAGGCCGCCGCGATGACCGCCTGAGCCGCCTGGGGCTGGCCGGCGGCCAGATGCCAGCGCGCCAGCACCAGCGGCGGCCATGGCGAGTCCGGGTCCAGGCGGGTGGCCAGGGAGAGGAGGGAGGGCACCACCGGCCGCAAAGGCCGGTAGCGGGCCATGATGAAGCGGCTTGTGCCCACCAGGCTTCGGCCCAGCCGGGAGCGGACACTGCCCGGCGGCTCGCCGGCGCTCAGCTCCCGAGCCTTCTCGTTGGCGGCGGCAAGGGCATCCAGCTCGGCGGCGACCGCGGTGGCCTCCTCATGCCCTGGCTCGTGCACCAGGACCTTGGCCAGATAGCGGCGGGCGGTGGGGTATTCCCGCAAGCCCGCCAAGTCCCGCGCCACGCGCACCAGGGGCTCGAATTCCTCCCCCGTCAGGCTGAGCTGCCGCCGTCCCTCCTCGGTTTGGCCCGCCGCCCGGTACAGCTGCTCCAGGACCACCAGGAGGTAGACCTCCCTGGGGTCCTGGCGCAGCCCGGCCAGAAAGGCCCGGCGGGCCTCGACAAAGCGGTCGGTCCGCAGCAGGGCGTGGCCCAGGTTGAGCAGCAGCCGGGGCAGACCGGCGGCGTTGGCGCCCGGCGGCATCTCGGCGAGGAGCGTGGTCCCCCGCTCGATGGCTCCCTGGTAGTCCTGCCGGCGCAGATGCTCCACCAGGATGTTGTTGCCCGCCTTGAGGTAATCCTCGTAGCCGGGGCGGCCCAGGGCGATGGCCTTCTCCAGGATCCGGACCGCCTCCTCGGGTTGTCCGGAGTTGAGGAGGGCGATGCCGTAGTTGATGAGGGCCCGGGGCTTGGCCGGCGACTTCCGGGCCGCATCGCCATAGATGGCCAGGGAGCTGCGCCAGTCGTGGTTGCGCCAGGTGGTGCCGAGACACGACAGGCTGAACAGGATGGTCAGCCCCAGAAAGGCCAGGGTCAGCTGCCGCTCGGTGGGCTGGGACAGCGCCCTGGCCAGCAGCCGGTCTGCCACCGCGAAGNNNNNNNNNNCAGGCCGGCCGACGGCAGATAGAGGCGGTGCTCGAAGGCCAGCTCCAATGGCAGGACCGAGGATTCGATGATCAGGTTGAGGAAGAGCCAGGCGATGCCGAAGCTGGCCACCGGCATCTGCCGCCGGAGCCGCCAGGCGCTGGCGGCCAGGGCCACCAGCACGACGAGCGCTGCCAGGGTGGTGGGCGGCTGGAGCAGGGAGCGGGAGACCTCGATGTCATGGTCGAGGTTCATCCGGCCCGGCAGCGGCAGAGCGAGCAGACTGAGGTAGAGCACCACCACCCGCAGCTCGGTGAAGAGCCGTTCCGCCATGGTGAAATGCCTGAGGGCATAGGCCTCGGTGAACGCCTGCCATGGCGCTGCTGCCAGGGGCAGCAGCAGGGCGGCGATGACCAGGACGCCGGCCAGACGGCGCCAAGTCACAGCCCTTTGCACCCGCTGGGCCAGGGTCGGGTCGACGAACAGCCCCTCCAGAAGAAGCAGGGCCACCGGCAAGGTGGCGATGTTCTCCTTGCTCAACAGGCCGAGGATGGCAGCCAGCGCCAGAGCCAACAGCCAGGCCGCCCGCCGGCCCCGGCGCTCCTGGCGGCGCATGGCCAGGTAGCAGGCGCAGGCCAGGAAATAGAAGAGCCCGGCCAGGGCCGCCATCCGCTGGACGAGATAGGTGACGGCATTGGTCTGCACCGGATGAGCGGCCCAGAGGCCTACGGCAAAGAGCACCACCAGCCGGGGCGGGAAGAAGCGCCAGCAGGATCGGCCCACCGGCGTTCGTCCCAGCTCGGCCAGCAGCCAGGCCAGGCTGGCCGCGGCCAGCAAGTGGATCAGAATGTTGGTGAGGTGATACTGGACCACATGCCCCGGGGCCAGCCAGTGATCGATGGCGAAGAGCGCCAGCGGGACGGCACGGGTGTAGCCGAAGGAGGTCTCGGCCAGGCGCCGGAAGGAGGCCAGCGAGAAATCCTTGAGATAGAGCTCCGGGGCCTCGACAAAGGAGTGGAAGTCGTCCAGGACCAGGGGCGAGTACAGGGCATTGGCGTAGCTCAGGCCGACCAGGGCCAGGAGACCGAAGAGCGGCAGGCCAAGGCGGCGCTCCCAGAAGGGCCTTGACGATGGACCAGCCGCACCTTCAGGAGCGGCCGGAGAAGAGGCGGTCATCGGCAAGCAGGAAGGGGAGGACCGTGGGCGGTCCTGTTCAGTCGCTGGGGGTTTCCCCGGACAAGCCGAGGCGGACGGCCAGGTTGCCGCTCATGCTCCAGCTGGCGATGGCGCCGTTGGGGGCGGTCTGGGGCGTGGCGGTGAGCGCCAGCCGATGCAGGCGGTCCAGCTTGGTGTGGCCGTTGATGGTGACGATGAGAGACCCGGTGTCCAGCTGCGGGGTGAAGAAGCGGGTATCGGCGTCCAGCACCACATCGGAAAGCTGGCCGGCATCGGGCAGGACCCGGTTGCTCACATAGTACTGGCCGATGGCGATCTCGATGGCGTGGACGTGGGGCCAGATGTAGCTGGTGAAGCGGGCCTTCTGCAGATAGGTCGAATACATGGGCACCGCCACGGTGGCCAGGATGCCGATGATGGCGACGACGATCATCAGCTCCACCAGGGTGAAGCCCCGGGCTCCGGGGGGGGGATGCTTCATGACCGGGCTCTCCAGGTGGCTGCGGCGGGCCGGAAAGAGCGATCCGCCCCCGGGCGGCTGCCAGGGGGCGGATCCGGTACGCCAGAAGGCGGGGGCAGGATCAGTCGGCGCTGGTTTCGCCGGCCAGGCCCAGCTTGGTGGCCAGGTTGCCGGTCAGCACCCACTTGGTGATCTTGCCGCCGGAGGTGCTGGGGGCGGCGGTCAGGGCATAGCCGTCGAGCTTGTCCAGCTTGGTGTGGCCGTTGATGGTGAGGATGAGGGTGTCGTTGCTCAGGGACGGGGTGAAGAAGGTGGTGTCGGCGTCCTCGACCATGGCGGTCAGCTGGGCTGCAGCAGGCATGGCGAGGTTGGTGGCGTAATAGAGGCCCATGTTGGTCTGGATGGAGTGCATGCCCGGATAGACCAGGGCGGTGACCCGGGACTTCTGGATGTACGTCATATAGGCCGGGATGGCCACTGCTGCCAGGATGCCGATGATGGCAACGACGATCATCAGCTCGATGAGGGTGAAGCCCTTTTCTTCGCGTGCCTTCCGGAAAGCCTTCAACATCGGTCTACCTCCTTCCTGTGTGGTGATGGATGATGGTGGTGCCTCCACCCTGCTTCCGTGTCCCTTTCCCCTGCGGGGAGCCCCGCAAACAAAGCCATTATCGGGAATGCCCACCTCCTGTTGCAAGAGCTTTTTGTCCGGCACCTTCATGGTCGGCGTAGCAGATCTGGCATGTCTGAAGCAAGCCATATGCCAGGTGCCTGCTGCCGGCGTCCTGAGGAGGAGGCGCCTGCAAGAACCTTCGGATTTCGGGCGGTTGGAGGATCGGGCGGGAGGGGCGGTCCGAGGTGGCCGCCGGAGGGGCGGCGGGGAACGGCCGCCGTACGATGTCGGCCTGGGCCGTCCACTGACGTTTTTTGTCAGCGGCGGACAAAAAAAGGGCGGTGCGCTTGGCACCGCCCGTAATCCGCTGGCTGGGGGACAGGGATTCGAACCCCGATAAGCAGAGCCAGAATCTGCTGTCCTGCCGTTAGACGATCCCCCAGTCCTGGCCGACGATCGGCAAAAAGTACGCAAAAGGCCGGCCGGCGTCAAGCATAAATCCAGCAGACTGGCCCCGGTCAGCTGAGGATCAGACTGGCGTAGCCCACAACCTGGGTGGTGTCGCCGGTGGTCTCGCCGGAGTCGGTGTAGCGCACCAGGACGGCCCGGGTCGCCCCCAGCTCACGGGCCGCCACCAGCACCACCGTGGTGGGGATGATCCCGCACATGGAGATCCGTTCGCCGATCACCGTTCGATACAGGCCCTCCGGATCCAGGCTGAGCACCCGCTCCAGGGCGCGATGATCCATCCGGCTGGCCAAGGAGCGGGGCTCGTAATGGCTCATGTCGGTGCTGGCGACCATGAGCACCGGCCGGGTCACGGCCTTGAGGGCCGCGGCCAGGGCCAGGCCCAGCTCGCGGCAGGCGGAGAACGGCAGGTGGCCAAGGGCGACGGGGGTGATCGCCAGATCCGGCTGCAACAGCTGGAGGAAGGGTACCTGCACCTCCAGGGAATGCTCCCGCTGGTGGGCCGCCGGATCGGCGACAGCCAGGGGCGAGGCGGCCAGGATCGCTGCTGCCAGCTCCCGATCCAGGGGCACGATGCCCAGGGGCATCTCCCAGCTGCCCTCGGCCATCACCGCCACCGGTGCGCCGAGCCCGTGGTGGTTGGGTCCCAGGATGAGGACCGTGGCGGGGATGTCCACCTGAGCAAAGGCCTCGCCGGCTACCCGGCCGGAGAACATGTAGCCGGCGTGGGGAGCGATCACGGCGCAGGCGGCGGTCTTCTTCGTGCCGGGGGGTACCGCGGTCAGCTCCTCGACCTGGCGCCTCAGGGCCTCAGGCTCACCGGGGTAGAAGCGATGGGCGACCGCAGGCATACGGCGCATGGGATACACCTCCTTCTGCCGGCACCGGGCCGGGGCTGACCAGCCTTACTGGGGGCGAAGTCGCCAGCTCGAGCCGTCCGGCCGGTCCAGGACCTCGATCCTGAGGGCTTGCAGGCGCTCGCGGATGGCATCGGCCCGGGCCCAGTCCCGGGTCGCCCGGGCCTCGGACCGCTCCCGCACCAGGGCGTCCACCGCTGCCCGCGCGAGGCCCAATGCAGCCAGGGCCTTCTCCTCCCGCAGGGCGAAGTAGGCGTCCGGGTCCTCCCGCAAGAGGCCCAGGACGTTCGCCAGCCGCCGGATCTGAGCAGTGCCTTCCACCACCAGGGCGACGTCGGCCGCTGCCGCCTTCCGGCCCAGGGCCTGCCGGATCCGGTTTACGGTCTTCACGGTGTCGAAGAGAAAGCCCAGGGCCCGGGCCGAGTTGAAATCGTCATCCATGGCCTCGTCGAAAAGGGCCGGCAGCCGGGCCAGCTTGTCGTGCTCCTCGGGCAGGGCAACGCCCGTGCCGTTGCCAGCGCCAGCCGGGAGCGAGGCGCCCTCCCGCAGGCAATCGTAGAGCCGGTCCAGGCTGGCCGCCGCCTGCCCCAGAGCCGCCTCGGAATAGTCCAACGGGTTGCGGTAGTGGGTGGACAGGACGAAGAGCCGCAAGGCCTCGGGATGGTGGTGCTCCAGCACCTCGCGGATGGTGAGGAAGTTGCCCAGGGACTTGGACATCTTCTCGTCCTTGATGGTGACGAAGCCGTGGTGGATCCAGATCCGGACAAAGGGCTGGCCAGAGGCGCCTTCGCTCTGGGCGATCTCGTTCTCGTGGTGGGGGAAGATGAGATCCTTGCCGCCGCCGTGGACCTCGAAGGTGTCCCCCAGATACTTGCGGCTCATGGCGGAGCACTCGATGTGCCAGCCAGGCCGTCCTCGCCCCCAGGGGCTGTCCCAGACCGGCTCCCCGGGCTTGCTCGCCTTCCAGAGCACGAAGTCCATGGGATGCCGCTTGGCGTCGTTGACCTCCACCCGGGCCCCGGCTTGCATGTGGGCCAGCTCCCGGCCGGCCAGGTGCCCATAGCTCGGGAACCGGTCCACCGCGAAGTAGACGTCCCCTCCGGCCTGGTACGCGAGCCCCCGCTGGACCAGGGTCGCGATGAGGGCGATCATCTCCGGCAGGTGCTCGGTGGCCCGGGGCTCCAGGGTGGGCTTCGCCACCCCCAGCCGCTCCATGTCTTCGGTGAAGGCGGCCATGAAGCGCCCGGCCAGCTCCTGGCAGGTTGTCCCCTGCTCCTGGGCCCGCCTGATGATCTTGTCGTCGATGTCGGTGAAGTTGCGGACGTACGTCACCTGATACCCCTTGTGGAGCAGGTACCGGTAGATCATATCGAACACGAGGGTGGAGCGGGCATGGCCAATATGGCAGTAGTCGTAGGCGGTGATGCCGCAGACGTACATCCGGACATGGCTGCCGGCGGCTGGCACCAGGGGCTCCTTGCGGCCGCTCATGGTGTTGGAGATCTGGAGGGTCATGGACTGCTCCGGTTGGGGGAGGACTGCGGGCCAGGAAGCCCGCCGGACAGACTGGCGTCAACGGGGGATGGCCGCCGGGAAGGTCACTGGCCGCCGGTATCATATTGTGCTTTCGACTGGGCTTCAAGTGCCAAGAGGGCGGCCTCCACTTCGGGCCGCAAGGGATCGCCCCCCCGGAGCAGGGCGAACGAGCGCCGGAAGGCCTCGCCGGCGGCCTGGGCTTGCCCCAGGGCCGCCAGGGTCCGGCCCAGGTTGTAGAGCTTCTTGCCGTCTGGCCGGAGGTGCAGCGCCTGCTGCAAGGCCGGGTAGGCCGCCGCCGGTTGGCCGTTGTCCAGGAGGGCCACCCCCAGGTGGTGCCAGGCGGTGTCGCTCCTGGGATCCCGGCGGAGCGCCTCCTGGTTGTGGCGGATAGCGGCCTGGGGGTCGCCCTCGGCCAGGGCGATGAGACCGAGGAGGATGGGCATCTCGGCCCGGTCCGGATAGGTGGCGCTGGCGCGGGTGGCAATCGTCCTTGTCCGGTCCAGGTCATGCAGGCCCCAGTAGCCCCGGGCCAG is a window of Thermodesulfobacteriota bacterium DNA encoding:
- a CDS encoding tetratricopeptide repeat protein; protein product: FAVADRLLARALSQPTERQLTLAFLGLTILFSLSCLGTTWRNHDWRSSLAIYGDAARKSPAKPRALINYGIALLNSGQPEEAVRILEKAIALGRPGYEDYLKAGNNILVEHLRRQDYQGAIERGTTLLAEMPPGANAAGLPRLLLNLGHALLRTDRFVEARRAFLAGLRQDPREVYLLVVLEQLYRAAGQTEEGRRQLSLTGEEFEPLVRVARDLAGLREYPTARRYLAKVLVHEPGHEEATAVAAELDALAAANEKARELSAGEPPGSVRSRLGRSLVGTSRFIMARYRPLRPVVPSLLSLATRLDPDSPWPPLVLARWHLAAGQPQAAQAVIAAALPRREGFPPFLEAAVDTCQALGDTKRAAATAAHLLDLYPGHPDWERLEHLSSQAGGQGDRPPAATLSPLPAAVPAGS
- a CDS encoding polyprenol monophosphomannose synthase, which gives rise to MDIQKGLVIVPTYNERDNIAELAAEVLAVDRRLDILFVDDNSPDGTGQLADRLAGDNARIQVLHRPRKLGLGTAYLAGFRQAVAAGYDVVFEMDADLSHHPRYLPDLLAAIQDCDLAIGSRYSFGVNVVHWPMHRLLLSYTANLYTRLVTGMPVHDATSGFRCYRRRTLEAIALDQVVSEGYAFQIEMAYRCWRKGLRLREVPIIFADRHRGATKMSRRIIAEALWIVWRLRLASLFGRLERA
- a CDS encoding prepilin-type N-terminal cleavage/methylation domain-containing protein, whose amino-acid sequence is MKHPPPGARGFTLVELMIVVAIIGILATVAVPMYSTYLQKARFTSYIWPHVHAIEIAIGQYYVSNRVLPDAGQLSDVVLDADTRFFTPQLDTGSLIVTINGHTKLDRLHRLALTATPQTAPNGAIASWSMSGNLAVRLGLSGETPSD
- a CDS encoding glycosyltransferase family 2 protein, with amino-acid sequence MTEPPSRPEVTVLLPAYNEEASIGETVTAIRARYPQFEVLVVDDASTDRTMAKAFEAGAHVWPHPYNMGNGAAIKTGLRCAAGDWVLMMDADGQHDPADIGRLLAEKERYDMVVGARTAQSETAWHRDLANAIYNGFASYVTRFKVQDLTSGFRLVRRETARNFLYLLPNTFSYPSTLTLAYLRSGRSLCYVPIRTRPRRGKSKIRLLEDGIRFLLIITRIATLYSPFRVFMPTSLFFFCTGVLYYGYTFITEHRFTNMSALLLTSAVTIFMIGLVSEQISQMRFDRTEGECSRSQPTTVAA
- a CDS encoding DUF2723 domain-containing protein yields the protein MSVKGKSVASPDPWPAWMAWLPAGLGLLAAVVYLGTTGSRLGGADSAELIGASVNLGVAHPPGYPLWVTLSWLFARLLPAANVVFVYNLFSTGCFLAALVCLHRGLARLGLHPLAVFTLGVCYVLSPLNLRWLTVAEVFGLHLLLAAAGVLVSCRLLTGSALLPGAWWLGLVAGLGAANHHSLAFLVPGFLAAWLAAWRRQPERRLLLPAGGLFAGGLAVGLAFYLQPVLASLQPGGPVSCLGLAVHSAADLADLFLRRLYGTFQLASQGDASLAAWFWPRLYLLEGLASGQGLTPAAGLLAVVFPAAALWRRRAVDLVVALWLAGVFIFMAMVNAPATELVRQEIIPRMYLMPNLVAAIAALLALDTGFAALTRRDPRLPALVAVALLGLWAASWQGRETLGRQGLDVELQHGRDALMSCAPQGVLFLATDSEAFAVCFLQQVEGMRSDVLPVIWPMARSGPYRDRVAVRLRARLAAVGGEELVASLPAAMSTAALVAALVQAGVPVHTLGEPLPVPEAFSEDSGLAPVATGICLRWLPISEIPTRGAMLQANAGHLAGYLAWLRLTDLAAAGPTDSSILQQYLRRLRYLRREQGLHPELVLGGDLFRDLCLFLAAQDPADVLSDYYLGLSFFRHRRDASRAAWHLGRFLEAAPHSESFRALREHAQAIMSQLAPLPAAD
- the amrB gene encoding AmmeMemoRadiSam system protein B, which gives rise to MRRMPAVAHRFYPGEPEALRRQVEELTAVPPGTKKTAACAVIAPHAGYMFSGRVAGEAFAQVDIPATVLILGPNHHGLGAPVAVMAEGSWEMPLGIVPLDRELAAAILAASPLAVADPAAHQREHSLEVQVPFLQLLQPDLAITPVALGHLPFSACRELGLALAAALKAVTRPVLMVASTDMSHYEPRSLASRMDHRALERVLSLDPEGLYRTVIGERISMCGIIPTTVVLVAARELGATRAVLVRYTDSGETTGDTTQVVGYASLILS
- a CDS encoding prepilin-type N-terminal cleavage/methylation domain-containing protein; translation: MLKAFRKAREEKGFTLIELMIVVAIIGILAAVAIPAYMTYIQKSRVTALVYPGMHSIQTNMGLYYATNLAMPAAAQLTAMVEDADTTFFTPSLSNDTLILTINGHTKLDKLDGYALTAAPSTSGGKITKWVLTGNLATKLGLAGETSAD
- the cysS gene encoding cysteine--tRNA ligase; the encoded protein is MTLQISNTMSGRKEPLVPAAGSHVRMYVCGITAYDYCHIGHARSTLVFDMIYRYLLHKGYQVTYVRNFTDIDDKIIRRAQEQGTTCQELAGRFMAAFTEDMERLGVAKPTLEPRATEHLPEMIALIATLVQRGLAYQAGGDVYFAVDRFPSYGHLAGRELAHMQAGARVEVNDAKRHPMDFVLWKASKPGEPVWDSPWGRGRPGWHIECSAMSRKYLGDTFEVHGGGKDLIFPHHENEIAQSEGASGQPFVRIWIHHGFVTIKDEKMSKSLGNFLTIREVLEHHHPEALRLFVLSTHYRNPLDYSEAALGQAAASLDRLYDCLREGASLPAGAGNGTGVALPEEHDKLARLPALFDEAMDDDFNSARALGFLFDTVKTVNRIRQALGRKAAAADVALVVEGTAQIRRLANVLGLLREDPDAYFALREEKALAALGLARAAVDALVRERSEARATRDWARADAIRERLQALRIEVLDRPDGSSWRLRPQ